A part of Halobacillus shinanisalinarum genomic DNA contains:
- the thiO gene encoding glycine oxidase ThiO, which yields MNEHYEVLVIGGGIIGHSISYYLNKSGVPAIVVEKHTSARKSTRAAAGMLGVHTENKTSGIYHQFCMTSRDLYQDLSKELSELTAIDIGLSLVGMIEIAVDHGQKNELLSKKTSFPNLEWLEGQQLRDRIPHLKYALGALYMKEDGHVEPTNVCEAFKKAALSYGGELVENNTVLGIEKKDGVFTIKSENGLLTAEKVVVASGADSGWWFESTGLKNPMVPTKGECFSIKPRKNYFKEALFLNNFYIVPKPDGRYIVGATSKPNDQSVTTTAGGLSSLMNQVFSIFPDLKEESFQDYWSGIRPGSTDGFPIIGEHPTLSGFFFATGHYRNGILLAPATGKMIKDLIVNRGVHYQSFQDMFSPNRFQIQGGTLYEYLR from the coding sequence ATGAATGAACACTATGAAGTTCTGGTCATTGGAGGAGGCATTATAGGTCATTCTATTTCCTACTATTTAAATAAAAGCGGGGTTCCTGCAATAGTGGTTGAAAAACATACCAGTGCTAGAAAATCCACTAGAGCAGCAGCTGGCATGCTTGGGGTGCACACTGAAAATAAAACATCGGGTATTTATCACCAATTCTGTATGACGAGTAGAGATTTATACCAAGACTTAAGTAAGGAATTGAGTGAATTGACGGCTATAGATATAGGTCTTTCCCTAGTTGGAATGATAGAAATTGCAGTAGACCATGGGCAGAAGAACGAATTACTTTCTAAGAAAACCTCATTTCCGAACCTGGAGTGGCTTGAGGGACAACAGTTAAGGGATAGAATTCCTCACCTTAAATATGCCTTAGGAGCACTATATATGAAAGAAGATGGCCATGTGGAACCAACTAACGTATGTGAAGCATTTAAAAAAGCTGCTTTATCATATGGAGGGGAATTAGTAGAAAACAATACTGTATTAGGGATAGAAAAAAAAGATGGAGTTTTTACCATAAAGTCAGAAAACGGTTTACTTACAGCAGAAAAAGTAGTTGTGGCCTCAGGAGCTGACAGTGGATGGTGGTTTGAATCTACGGGACTTAAGAATCCCATGGTACCTACAAAAGGAGAATGCTTTTCCATTAAACCAAGAAAAAATTATTTTAAGGAAGCATTATTCCTTAACAATTTTTACATCGTGCCAAAACCGGATGGTCGCTATATTGTTGGGGCCACCTCAAAGCCAAATGACCAAAGCGTTACCACTACCGCAGGTGGCTTATCAAGCCTGATGAATCAAGTGTTTTCTATATTTCCTGACCTTAAAGAGGAATCCTTTCAAGACTATTGGTCAGGAATTAGACCAGGTTCAACGGATGGTTTTCCAATTATAGGAGAACATCCGACACTTTCTGGGTTCTTTTTTGCCACTGGCCACTATCGAAATGGCATTTTACTAGCACCCGCTACTGGAAAAATGATCAAGGATCTCATTGTAAATAGAGGAGTGCATTATCAATCCTTTCAAGACATGTTTTCGCCCAATCGCTTTCAAATTCAAGGAGGGACACTTTATGAATATTTACGTTAA
- the thiS gene encoding sulfur carrier protein ThiS, translating to MNIYVNGRNIDLPDTEITISELFDSYNIQKRTSVVEHNKEIVSRNDYKNTKVANGDTLEIVHFVGGG from the coding sequence ATGAATATTTACGTTAACGGCAGAAACATTGATTTACCAGACACCGAAATAACGATTTCTGAGTTGTTTGATAGTTATAATATTCAAAAAAGAACTTCTGTAGTAGAGCACAATAAAGAAATTGTGAGTAGAAATGATTATAAAAATACAAAGGTAGCAAATGGAGATACGCTGGAAATTGTACATTTTGTGGGAGGTGGATGA
- a CDS encoding thiazole synthase — translation MFEIGNKTFGSRLMLGTGKYPSFEIQKEAVKASETEVLTFAVRRMNIFDSNEPNLLEEINLQKYSLLPNTAGAKTAEEAVRIARLASGSGLCDMIKVEVIGCDKTLLPDPFETMKASVQLLNEGFTVLTYISDDVVLAKRLEDEGIHAIMPGASPIGSGQGIVNSMNLQFIIRQSNIPVIVDAGIGSPKDATFAMELGADGVLLNTAISGAEDPVKMAEAMKLAIQSGRLGYEAGRIPRKMYASKSSPESGMIR, via the coding sequence ATGTTTGAAATTGGAAATAAGACATTTGGTTCTCGATTGATGTTAGGAACCGGAAAATACCCTAGCTTTGAAATACAAAAAGAAGCTGTGAAAGCTTCAGAAACCGAAGTCTTAACCTTTGCTGTTAGAAGAATGAACATTTTTGATTCAAATGAACCAAATTTACTTGAGGAAATTAACTTGCAAAAATATTCATTGCTCCCTAATACTGCTGGTGCAAAGACAGCTGAAGAAGCCGTAAGAATCGCGCGCCTTGCTAGTGGATCCGGTTTGTGTGACATGATTAAAGTGGAGGTAATAGGATGTGACAAGACATTACTGCCAGACCCGTTTGAAACTATGAAAGCCTCAGTTCAACTACTGAATGAAGGATTCACTGTACTTACCTATATCTCGGATGATGTGGTACTGGCGAAGCGTTTAGAGGACGAAGGTATCCATGCGATCATGCCAGGGGCTTCTCCTATCGGTTCTGGTCAAGGAATTGTCAACTCGATGAATCTGCAATTCATTATTCGACAATCAAATATTCCGGTCATTGTTGATGCAGGGATAGGATCACCGAAGGATGCCACATTTGCGATGGAGCTTGGTGCAGATGGCGTTCTATTAAATACGGCTATATCGGGTGCAGAAGATCCTGTGAAAATGGCAGAGGCGATGAAGTTAGCCATCCAATCGGGCAGGTTAGGTTATGAGGCTGGGAGAATTCCAAGAAAAATGTATGCTTCAAAAAGCAGTCCGGAAAGCGGAATGATCAGATAA
- a CDS encoding APC family permease has translation MEERSELKKTLKPHWVWAIAFGSAVGWGAFVLPMDWMSAAGPLGVIIGFSIGAILMILIGVSYGYLIKKLPVSGGEFAYAYYGFGRYHAFFCGWFLTLGYMCIVALNASALALLVKFVLPSVAMQGLMYNIAGWNVYAGEVLIACIALIAFAYLNIRGSSLSGLMQFIFCITLVAGIILLFLSMILHPSSSFTNIQPLFKPGVSAVAAVIAIVAISPWAFVGFDNIPQAAEEFNFSPQKAFKLIVLALICAAFTYSLTIIATAVAMPWQTLINQGTIWGTGDVVNNAYGTIGVLLLSFSLCMGIFTGLNGFYVSTSRLLFAMGRASILPRAFAKLHPKYETPYVGIAFTCIVTLFAPFFGRQALLWVVDMSAIGVTIAYFYCCVVAYRLFRWSESENNKTLAVSPFKKFMTLLGVISSLGFLLLLIVPGSPGFLGTPSWVALFIWVILGLIFYSVKRKDLASIPKETLDYNVFGNTLDHEAASAGSESYLKKKDA, from the coding sequence ATGGAAGAAAGAAGTGAATTGAAAAAGACATTGAAGCCACACTGGGTCTGGGCAATTGCGTTTGGTTCAGCTGTGGGATGGGGAGCTTTTGTTTTACCTATGGATTGGATGTCAGCAGCCGGCCCCCTTGGAGTTATTATCGGTTTTAGTATCGGTGCAATTTTGATGATTTTAATCGGGGTTAGTTACGGATATCTCATTAAAAAACTCCCCGTTTCTGGTGGAGAATTTGCTTATGCTTATTATGGGTTTGGCCGCTATCATGCTTTTTTTTGTGGGTGGTTTTTAACCTTAGGTTATATGTGTATTGTAGCATTAAACGCATCAGCACTTGCCTTGCTCGTGAAATTTGTGCTTCCTAGTGTGGCGATGCAAGGACTGATGTACAATATTGCTGGCTGGAATGTATATGCTGGTGAAGTTTTGATCGCTTGCATTGCGCTCATTGCTTTTGCCTACTTAAATATCCGAGGTAGTAGCTTATCCGGACTTATGCAATTTATCTTCTGCATTACGCTTGTGGCGGGCATTATTTTATTATTTTTATCAATGATCCTTCATCCCTCTAGTTCATTTACAAATATCCAACCTCTTTTTAAACCAGGGGTAAGTGCTGTCGCTGCCGTTATTGCGATCGTCGCCATTTCTCCTTGGGCTTTTGTCGGGTTTGACAACATTCCACAAGCAGCCGAAGAATTCAACTTCTCTCCACAAAAAGCATTTAAGCTTATCGTTCTAGCACTAATTTGTGCCGCTTTTACTTACTCATTGACCATTATAGCTACTGCTGTTGCAATGCCATGGCAAACGCTGATTAACCAAGGAACGATATGGGGAACCGGTGATGTCGTTAATAACGCGTACGGTACAATTGGCGTACTGTTGCTCTCTTTTTCGTTGTGTATGGGGATTTTCACAGGATTAAACGGCTTTTACGTGTCAACAAGCAGACTACTTTTTGCGATGGGAAGAGCAAGCATTCTCCCGCGCGCTTTTGCTAAACTACACCCGAAATACGAAACTCCTTATGTGGGGATTGCCTTTACATGTATCGTCACTTTATTTGCACCATTCTTTGGTAGACAGGCACTGTTGTGGGTAGTCGATATGTCAGCAATTGGCGTTACCATAGCTTATTTCTATTGTTGTGTGGTGGCATACCGACTGTTTAGATGGTCTGAATCTGAAAACAACAAAACATTAGCTGTCTCACCTTTTAAAAAATTTATGACGTTATTGGGTGTAATTAGTAGTTTAGGTTTCCTATTATTACTTATTGTACCCGGGTCACCAGGATTTTTAGGTACACCATCTTGGGTCGCCCTCTTTATATGGGTTATATTGGGTCTGATTTTCTACTCAGTAAAACGTAAGGACCTTGCTAGTATTCCCAAGGAAACACTTGACTACAATGTATTCGGCAACACACTTGATCACGAGGCTGCATCAGCAGGGAGTGAATCCTATCTTAAAAAAAAGGACGCTTAG
- a CDS encoding COG4315 family predicted lipoprotein gives MGNPKSWFLTTVLMAIVVLAACSSDSEGAANNADQSEKKDEVAETGLKVMENEKVGRYLADSEGMTLYIFKNDEKGVSNCTGKCLSNWPAFYTKDFKVPKGYDKSEFGTITRKDTGEKQTTYKGYPLYYFVKDKEKGNVKGQGVKNVWYVVNSQTLKKHVDQDVSLTEGIDKALTSLQDLKGTVQSSPNDAKKINNKGKALSESWEPIEKVVERRSAEAYEHIEKSLYPLIAEAKSEQPDADKVKRLVEETTDKLKELKQQIASSS, from the coding sequence ATGGGAAATCCAAAATCATGGTTCTTAACAACAGTCTTGATGGCGATAGTAGTTCTTGCGGCATGTTCGAGTGACAGCGAAGGTGCTGCAAACAACGCAGACCAAAGTGAAAAAAAGGATGAAGTTGCAGAAACAGGCCTTAAGGTAATGGAAAACGAAAAAGTCGGGAGATATTTAGCGGATTCGGAAGGCATGACCCTTTACATATTCAAGAATGATGAAAAAGGCGTGAGCAATTGCACAGGAAAGTGCCTCAGCAATTGGCCCGCTTTCTACACCAAGGATTTCAAGGTACCCAAAGGTTACGACAAAAGTGAATTTGGAACAATTACCAGAAAAGATACAGGTGAAAAGCAAACAACGTACAAAGGTTATCCCCTTTATTACTTTGTTAAAGACAAAGAAAAAGGCAACGTGAAAGGTCAAGGTGTTAAAAATGTCTGGTATGTTGTCAATAGCCAGACCCTTAAGAAACACGTTGATCAAGATGTTTCGTTAACAGAAGGAATCGATAAGGCATTAACCTCTCTTCAAGATTTAAAAGGCACAGTTCAGTCCTCACCTAATGATGCCAAGAAGATAAACAATAAAGGAAAAGCTCTGTCGGAAAGCTGGGAGCCTATTGAAAAAGTGGTTGAAAGACGAAGTGCTGAGGCTTATGAACATATCGAAAAAAGTTTGTATCCCCTAATTGCTGAAGCAAAAAGTGAACAGCCAGATGCAGACAAAGTGAAACGGCTGGTTGAAGAAACTACGGACAAACTCAAAGAGCTCAAACAACAGATAGCCTCATCTTCTTAA
- a CDS encoding YVTN family beta-propeller repeat protein, producing MISSGHNKMMKGSLLIFFLVLLLSGCGSGDRSESTSSSSDKEKEDQQVTYSEKMAHGHMLYVNDRDSGAVEVINLTNNKVMETIQVGKKPTYNEVSPDGKYDYVVNSGSESVSIINTQTYQVVKTISVGTSPKGINFTPNGKWAYVINEGEGTVTVIDRQTMEPTGKVEVGKSPHNGVASPDSSKFYVTNTGSNSVSVIDTSTQKVINKIEGVNGAPHNINITPNGRILLVTLTGKNAVGVIDLDKGEMVANISTGIGHHVIDITPDGKYAYVANIGTDFVSVIDLSKRKKIKEIKVGKGPHGVTVTANGEKVHVAVSRENKVAVIDISKNEVVDRIETKQFPFFVSTIESYPVKN from the coding sequence GTGATATCTAGTGGCCACAACAAAATGATGAAGGGATCCCTTCTGATATTTTTTCTTGTGTTGCTCCTTTCAGGGTGCGGTAGTGGTGATCGTAGCGAATCGACTAGTTCAAGCTCGGATAAAGAAAAAGAAGATCAACAGGTCACTTATTCCGAGAAAATGGCTCATGGACATATGTTGTACGTAAACGATCGTGACTCCGGTGCTGTCGAAGTCATTAACCTGACAAATAACAAAGTTATGGAAACAATTCAGGTTGGAAAAAAACCGACCTACAATGAAGTGTCCCCAGATGGAAAATATGATTACGTGGTGAACAGTGGCTCAGAAAGTGTCTCGATTATTAACACCCAAACTTATCAAGTTGTTAAAACTATATCGGTTGGGACGTCCCCGAAAGGAATCAATTTCACACCTAATGGCAAATGGGCGTACGTGATCAACGAAGGAGAAGGTACGGTGACAGTCATTGATAGGCAAACCATGGAACCAACGGGGAAGGTTGAAGTCGGAAAATCCCCTCATAATGGGGTGGCCAGTCCGGATAGCAGCAAATTTTATGTCACAAATACAGGTTCAAACTCAGTATCTGTGATTGACACTTCCACACAAAAAGTAATCAACAAGATTGAAGGCGTAAACGGAGCACCACATAATATAAATATTACACCTAACGGTAGAATATTGCTTGTTACATTAACTGGAAAAAATGCTGTAGGAGTGATTGACCTTGACAAAGGGGAAATGGTTGCAAATATTTCTACAGGTATAGGTCATCACGTGATAGATATTACTCCAGACGGAAAATATGCCTACGTGGCAAACATTGGAACCGATTTTGTTTCAGTAATTGATCTTTCGAAAAGAAAGAAAATCAAGGAGATTAAGGTAGGAAAGGGTCCTCATGGAGTTACTGTTACGGCAAACGGAGAAAAAGTTCATGTCGCGGTTAGCAGGGAAAATAAAGTTGCCGTTATTGATATATCAAAAAATGAGGTCGTGGACAGGATTGAGACAAAACAATTTCCATTCTTTGTGAGTACAATTGAAAGTTACCCAGTAAAAAATTGA
- a CDS encoding helix-turn-helix domain-containing protein → MYKIGVVGPGSSVDRMISMAEGFGEDMQFIPYPYVEFQETRQIVSQNDHQVNFWLFSGKLSYMIAKSALDSDEHLIYTQHTESSLYRCFLHKAFFQGTFVDDVSVDELTRNELDEALKQLDLTLGKVFVKTYDIDTKPNDLFNFHLDLWKKGQTNASITCFEGVYQRLKTAGVPVYWYTPSQLEIRQTLRVLAEKVRTFYFKDTQIGVKIIDIEHFDKIKQKARRPYDLQYLELELKKTLIGLCDSLEGSLLEKGNGRYVIFSTRGAIERGIRLLKKDVEQLALNSGTSVAVGIGFGETVFSAEVNGLRAIQQSKEKANSEIIIVQEDGTVIESAGKEDELVYSSLMNDEKILNSIKKANVSFKMYNKIVALVKTKGWDHFTTSDLATHLGLDERNARRIVSSLSDVRLLQYIGEKSLSTRGRPSKLYRLG, encoded by the coding sequence ATGTATAAAATCGGAGTTGTTGGCCCTGGAAGCTCCGTAGATCGGATGATTTCTATGGCTGAAGGATTTGGAGAAGACATGCAGTTTATTCCTTATCCCTACGTTGAATTTCAAGAGACTCGTCAAATTGTGTCGCAAAATGACCATCAAGTTAACTTCTGGCTTTTTTCTGGTAAACTTTCCTACATGATTGCAAAAAGTGCATTAGACTCAGATGAACATTTAATTTACACACAACATACTGAGTCGAGTCTCTATAGGTGCTTTCTACACAAGGCCTTTTTCCAGGGAACTTTTGTGGATGATGTAAGTGTTGATGAATTAACTCGAAATGAACTAGATGAGGCGTTGAAACAGTTGGATTTAACATTAGGAAAAGTATTTGTAAAAACATATGATATCGATACGAAGCCTAATGACTTATTTAATTTCCATCTTGATTTATGGAAAAAGGGCCAGACAAACGCTTCCATTACATGCTTTGAGGGAGTCTATCAAAGATTAAAAACGGCAGGGGTTCCAGTTTACTGGTATACTCCCAGCCAATTGGAAATTCGTCAGACACTACGAGTCCTTGCAGAAAAAGTAAGAACTTTTTATTTTAAGGATACACAAATTGGTGTAAAGATTATCGATATCGAACACTTTGATAAAATTAAACAAAAGGCTAGAAGACCCTATGATTTGCAGTATTTAGAATTGGAATTGAAAAAGACTTTGATTGGGCTATGTGATAGTTTAGAGGGTTCTCTGTTGGAAAAAGGTAACGGACGATATGTGATTTTCAGTACACGAGGTGCTATCGAACGAGGAATCAGACTGTTGAAAAAAGATGTTGAGCAATTAGCACTTAATTCGGGAACATCAGTAGCAGTAGGTATCGGATTCGGAGAGACTGTGTTTTCTGCAGAAGTAAATGGACTTCGAGCAATCCAACAATCTAAAGAAAAAGCAAATTCGGAAATTATCATTGTTCAAGAGGATGGAACTGTGATTGAATCAGCAGGAAAAGAAGATGAATTGGTTTACTCTAGTCTAATGAATGACGAAAAAATTCTTAATAGTATCAAAAAAGCAAATGTTAGCTTTAAAATGTATAATAAAATTGTTGCCTTAGTTAAAACAAAGGGATGGGATCACTTTACTACTAGTGATCTGGCTACCCATCTCGGGTTGGATGAAAGGAATGCCCGTAGAATTGTGTCCTCATTGAGTGATGTTAGGCTGCTGCAGTATATCGGTGAAAAGTCCTTATCAACACGTGGCCGGCCGAGTAAATTATATCGATTAGGTTAA
- a CDS encoding SLC13 family permease: protein MDHMGLLSLIPPIIAIVMALCTRNVIISLFLGLFSGILILSHYNPLNSVTTVIGDYFFVQITDSYNAGILVLLVFIGGFVALLEKSGGAVAFASKLAGLIKSRVKTQLAAWIAGIAIFFSELGTPLIIGPVFEPLFDKAKVSREKLAWIIDSTASPVSVMIPFIGWGVYIIGLINTEYGRLNITESGWSTFIHSIPYYIYPMLAVLIVPLIVITKLDFGPMAKAERRIKETGQVYWSDSKPLRKSEGFTEMKETSSKPILVWFPILMLLATLVGLLIPLGFPFEKIEGNDFRVALTTAYLFAGLSIIVLMALYKVRKIAEAFEIYISGMKRMMDILIILVLAWSLGSVLDKMGTAKYIVQLIDGNIPLFLVPAIIFVVGACMSFANGTSWGTFAIMLPLAIPLAFHLDISMYACIGAVISGGIFGDHCSPISDTTILSSTGAGSDHKDHNKTQVPIALFNGAITVIAFIVGGLIGYETAIYIAVTLMVIGVLVLFKFYNQRTPSSDESYSA from the coding sequence ATGGACCATATGGGGTTATTGTCTTTAATTCCTCCTATCATTGCTATTGTTATGGCACTTTGTACCAGGAATGTGATTATCTCATTATTTTTAGGGTTGTTTTCTGGAATACTGATCTTGTCACATTATAATCCATTAAACTCAGTAACAACGGTAATTGGGGATTATTTCTTTGTACAGATCACTGACAGTTATAATGCTGGTATTTTAGTGCTGTTAGTATTTATCGGTGGTTTTGTAGCGCTTTTGGAAAAGTCAGGTGGGGCTGTAGCTTTTGCATCTAAGTTAGCAGGATTAATCAAAAGCCGGGTAAAGACTCAACTTGCTGCCTGGATAGCTGGTATTGCAATTTTTTTCTCTGAGCTCGGTACACCTTTAATTATCGGGCCAGTATTCGAACCCCTCTTTGACAAAGCTAAGGTATCAAGAGAAAAATTGGCTTGGATCATTGATTCAACTGCTTCACCTGTCTCTGTTATGATCCCTTTTATTGGTTGGGGGGTGTACATAATAGGTCTTATCAATACAGAGTACGGCCGTTTAAATATAACTGAATCAGGGTGGAGTACTTTTATTCATTCTATCCCTTATTATATTTATCCAATGTTGGCAGTACTTATCGTCCCTTTAATCGTGATAACTAAGCTAGACTTTGGACCAATGGCTAAAGCAGAAAGGCGTATAAAGGAAACGGGACAAGTATACTGGTCTGATTCTAAACCATTGCGTAAATCAGAAGGGTTTACTGAAATGAAGGAAACGAGCAGTAAGCCTATTCTAGTGTGGTTTCCGATTCTAATGCTTTTAGCAACACTTGTTGGGTTGTTAATTCCACTTGGATTTCCATTTGAAAAGATTGAAGGAAATGATTTTAGAGTTGCTTTAACCACGGCCTATTTATTTGCGGGGCTATCCATTATAGTTTTAATGGCTCTATACAAAGTAAGAAAAATAGCCGAGGCCTTTGAAATTTATATTTCCGGCATGAAAAGAATGATGGATATTTTAATTATATTGGTGCTTGCATGGTCTCTTGGTTCAGTTCTTGACAAGATGGGAACGGCAAAATATATTGTCCAATTAATAGATGGAAATATACCTCTTTTCCTGGTACCAGCTATTATTTTTGTTGTTGGTGCTTGTATGTCATTTGCCAATGGAACTTCCTGGGGAACTTTTGCCATTATGCTACCTTTAGCTATTCCTTTAGCTTTTCACCTTGATATATCTATGTACGCATGCATAGGTGCGGTCATATCAGGCGGAATTTTTGGAGATCATTGTTCACCAATCTCAGATACAACAATTTTATCTTCAACCGGGGCAGGCTCTGATCACAAAGATCATAATAAAACTCAGGTTCCCATTGCATTGTTTAATGGGGCTATAACAGTCATTGCATTTATAGTTGGAGGATTAATAGGCTACGAAACAGCAATTTATATAGCTGTGACATTAATGGTAATCGGTGTTCTTGTCCTTTTTAAATTCTATAATCAAAGGACACCTTCGTCTGATGAAAGTTATTCAGCATAA
- the argH gene encoding argininosuccinate lyase: protein MKLWGGRFRKGENKLMESFNSSLAIDKRLVYEDITGSLSHIKMLIASEILTELEGNKIIEGLNSILSDIENNDLLIKGDYEDIHSFIETNLIERIGETGKKLHTARSRNDQIAVDIRLYAKKKSTEVIEAVELLQNNLKKKADENAAIMPGYTHLQRAQVVTFKHHLMAYFQMVDRDKKRLENAVALMDESPLGCGALAGTTHNINRDFTAKALGFKKPVNNFLDGVSDRDYLLELMSCFSILMMHLSRLSEELILWSTQEFNFIEIDDAYSTGSSIMPQKRNPDSAELIRGKTGRVYGDLFSLLTTMKGLPLAYNKDMQEDKEPFFDSIDTTLSCLEVMASIIDTLEVNKEVMGKSVKNGFLNATDLADYLVKKGVYFRDAHSIVGSIVIFCEDNEKSIEELSLEELKSFSSVIKEDIYEYLDYQKSMNKGIKKTLLK from the coding sequence ATGAAACTTTGGGGCGGTCGTTTTCGAAAGGGAGAAAATAAATTAATGGAGAGCTTTAACAGCTCTCTTGCTATAGATAAAAGACTTGTCTACGAAGATATTACTGGCAGTCTTTCGCATATAAAAATGCTTATCGCGAGCGAAATTCTTACTGAATTAGAAGGAAATAAAATTATTGAAGGGTTAAATTCAATTTTATCTGATATTGAAAATAATGATCTGTTAATAAAAGGAGATTATGAAGATATTCATAGTTTTATTGAGACTAATCTGATAGAAAGAATTGGTGAAACAGGAAAGAAACTTCATACCGCAAGAAGCAGAAATGATCAAATTGCAGTAGACATCCGTTTATATGCGAAAAAAAAATCTACTGAAGTGATCGAAGCTGTTGAATTACTTCAAAACAATTTAAAAAAGAAAGCAGATGAAAATGCGGCGATTATGCCGGGGTACACACATTTACAAAGAGCTCAAGTTGTAACATTTAAACATCATTTGATGGCCTATTTTCAAATGGTTGATAGGGATAAAAAACGACTTGAAAATGCTGTTGCTCTTATGGATGAAAGTCCACTCGGATGCGGAGCTTTAGCTGGTACAACCCATAATATTAATCGAGATTTCACTGCCAAAGCATTAGGATTTAAGAAACCTGTCAATAATTTCTTAGATGGGGTCAGCGATCGCGATTATTTATTAGAATTAATGTCGTGCTTTTCAATATTAATGATGCATCTCAGCAGACTGAGTGAAGAGCTCATTTTATGGAGTACTCAAGAGTTTAACTTTATTGAAATAGATGACGCCTATTCTACTGGAAGTAGTATTATGCCCCAAAAGAGAAATCCGGATTCTGCAGAATTAATAAGAGGAAAAACCGGTCGGGTATATGGTGATTTATTTTCATTATTAACGACGATGAAAGGTTTACCTCTGGCTTATAATAAAGATATGCAAGAAGATAAAGAACCCTTTTTTGATTCCATAGATACAACACTGTCTTGCCTTGAAGTTATGGCGTCAATCATAGACACCTTGGAAGTAAATAAAGAAGTAATGGGCAAGTCAGTAAAAAACGGGTTTCTAAATGCGACTGATTTAGCAGATTATCTTGTTAAAAAAGGAGTATATTTTAGAGATGCACATAGCATAGTGGGTTCAATAGTCATTTTTTGCGAAGACAACGAAAAAAGTATAGAAGAATTATCACTGGAAGAATTAAAGTCTTTTAGCTCGGTGATCAAAGAAGATATTTATGAATATCTCGACTATCAAAAAAGCATGAACAAGGGCATTAAAAAAACATTATTAAAATAG
- a CDS encoding dimethylarginine dimethylaminohydrolase family protein: protein MKEVKVQGERWFPSTTPFSEEMKELWGDWYCDSEIGKLRDVIMRKPGKEIKFITENNFGDFRWKAPMDFTKAKQQHNELTDIYRNHGVNVHYVEQQREDRPNALFMRDQVFMTPEGAIVCRNGISARRGEERYTAEALAKLGVPIVKTINGDGWFDGACGMWIDRNTVILGTGARANKEGVAQVESELRNMGVTDIIHFQIPYGHAHLDGLINIADKKTAVLFPWQIPYDVVKQLLNLGFNIVEVTNFEELKKGSCINFVALEPGKIVMPSGNPETKEKIVNAGVKVIEADMNEILKGWGAIHCMTAFLKRDPIGAL from the coding sequence ATGAAGGAAGTAAAAGTACAGGGAGAAAGATGGTTTCCCTCAACGACACCATTTTCTGAGGAAATGAAGGAACTATGGGGAGATTGGTATTGTGATTCGGAGATTGGCAAGTTAAGGGATGTTATTATGCGAAAACCTGGAAAAGAAATTAAATTCATTACAGAGAATAATTTCGGGGATTTTCGTTGGAAGGCGCCTATGGACTTTACGAAAGCAAAACAACAACATAATGAATTAACCGACATATACCGTAACCATGGTGTGAATGTGCATTATGTAGAACAGCAACGTGAAGATCGGCCGAATGCGCTATTTATGAGAGACCAAGTGTTCATGACACCTGAAGGCGCAATTGTTTGTCGGAATGGGATTTCTGCTCGTCGCGGGGAAGAGCGGTACACTGCAGAAGCGTTAGCCAAACTAGGTGTGCCAATTGTAAAAACGATTAATGGAGATGGCTGGTTTGACGGTGCATGTGGCATGTGGATTGATCGAAATACAGTGATTTTGGGTACGGGCGCTCGTGCCAATAAAGAAGGCGTTGCGCAGGTGGAATCTGAACTTAGGAATATGGGGGTTACGGATATCATCCATTTCCAAATTCCATACGGGCATGCGCATCTTGATGGGCTTATAAATATCGCCGATAAAAAAACTGCCGTATTATTTCCATGGCAAATACCTTACGATGTCGTAAAACAATTGCTCAACCTTGGTTTTAACATTGTTGAAGTAACAAATTTCGAAGAGCTTAAAAAGGGGTCCTGCATCAATTTTGTTGCTTTGGAGCCTGGAAAAATTGTTATGCCCAGCGGTAATCCAGAGACAAAAGAAAAAATTGTGAATGCTGGTGTTAAGGTAATTGAAGCAGATATGAATGAAATTCTAAAAGGGTGGGGTGCTATTCACTGTATGACTGCATTTTTAAAACGGGATCCAATTGGCGCACTTTAA